CGGCACCCCCACCAGGCTGTACGGCGACGGCGACAACACCCGCGACTACGTGTACGTGCTCGACGTCGTGGAGGCGTTCGCGCTGGCCTGCGGGGAGCGCGGCGGCGGGCGGCGGCTGAACGTGGGGACCGGCCTGCAGACCGCGGACCGCGCCCTGCACACCATGGTCGCCGAGGCGGCCGGCGCCCCCGACGACCCGCAGACCGCGCCGCCCCGGATGGGCGACCTGCGGTCGATGGCGGTGGACCCGGAGCCGACCCGGGAGGCCCTCGGCTGGGCCCCCCGCACCGCGCTGCGCGAGGGCCTGTCCGCAACCCTCGCCTGGGCCCGCGAACGCTGATCGCAACAGGGGATCCACCCGGCGCCGGGGCGACGGACTTAGCCTAAGGTGACGATTAGTTCACGCTTTGCTTTCGATTCTCCGCATGCCTGTGGGGCACCGGGCTCGGGCGTTAGGCTTGGGCGCGTTGGCGGCGGGGAGCCTCTCGGCCTGCGGGGTCCGACGGGTGCCGAACTCATCCGAGACCCGGTCGTGCACCGGCCGATCCGATCGCGGCCCCGCCCATCGTCGACTCCCGAGGGGGCGGCAATGCGGGGACTTCCTCCCGCTGCCTGGGCGTACGTCAGCGTGGTCGTCGCGTCCGCCGCGGCGGCCATCGCCACCACGCCCTTCCGGAAACTCGAGCTGCCCGTGCTGGCGGTGTTGGCCGGGCTGTTCCTGATCTGCGACTCCGCGCCCGCCAAGCTCAACGTGGAGCGTGCCCGCGTCTCGCTGAGCTATGCGGCCAGCCTCGCGTCGGTGGTGCTGCTCGGCCCGGGCGGGGCGGCACTGGTCGGGCTCACCGCCATCGTCACCGGTCAGCGGTTCTTCGCCCCGGTCAAGCGGCTGTTCAACGGGGCCCAGTTCGCGCTCAGCGGCTACGCGGCCGGGCTGGTGTTCACCTCCCTCGGCGCCCCCCCGTACAGGCCCGGGGATCCGCGCTGGGTGGAGAGCGTCATCGGCCCCTTCCTGGGCGCGCTGGTCACGTTCGTCACCGTCAACCTGCTGCTGATGGCCGGGATCCTGCTGATCAGCCGTCAGGCGGCGTGGCAGGAGCTGCTGCGCGAGAGCGGCGAGCTGGTCTTCGGGTGCCTCGGGTACGGCATGTTCGGGCTGCTCATCGCCGGGCTGTGGCAGAAGGGCGGGGTGTTCGCCGCCGTGCTGGTGCTGCTGCCGCTGTTCATCGCGCGCTGGGCGCTGGCCCAGACGCACGCCCAACAGCAGGCGCACACCGCCACCCTGGCCGCGCTGTGCCAGGCGGTGGAGACCAAGGACTACTACACCCGGGGCCACAGCGAACGGGTCTCCCGCGGCTCGGTGATGATCGCCCAGGAGATCGGCATGCGCCCCGACCGGGTGGAGGCCATCCGGTACGCCGGGATGCTGCACGACGTCGGCAAGCTGGGCGTCCCCACCAAGGTGCTGCAGAAGACCGGGCCGCTCACCGAGGAGGAGTTCGCCGCGATCCAGCTCCATCCGATGCGCGGGCTGGAGATCGTCCGGGAGATCGGGTTCCTCGACGAGGCGCTGGCAGGGATCATGCACCACCACGAGAAGATGAACGGCCGCGGCTACCCGATGGGGCTGGCCGGCGACGAGATCCCCGAGTTCGCCCGGGTGATCTCGGTGGCCGACGCGTTCGACTCGATGACCTCCAACCGCTCCTACCGGGCCGCCCGCAGCAAGGAGGAGGCCATCGAGGAGCTGCGGCGGGGCGCCGGCGACCACTTCGACCCGGCGATCGTCGACGCCTTCCTGAAGGCGTTGACCAGGGACGGCTGGGAGCCGCCCCGGCCGGTGGTGCTGCCGGAGGACGACGTGGTGGAGACGACCCAGCAGGACCACGACGACCCGAGTGTGCCGATCAAGATAGCGGGCGCGTGAGCGCCCCCGCGGGGGCCCGGCCGAACCGTCGGCCGGGCTGGCAGGGCATCGACTCCGGCCAGCTCCTGGTGATCGCGGCGGCGGCGCTGATCCTGCTGGCGGCGCTGGCCGAGCTGGCCGCCGGCGGGCTGGTGCAGCCCGAGTACGCGGTGATCTTCGGCGTGCTGGTGGCGATCGGCGAGCTGTTCCGGATGGTGATGCCGGGCAACCGGGAGGTCGCGCCGATCGGCAGCGCCGCGGCCCTCGGCTACGCCCTGCTGACCACCGTCGGTCCCGAGACCGCGGCGCATCCGCCGCTCCAGGTCGTCGCGGTCGCCGCCGGCGGGATGTTCGTCGGGTCGCTGCCGCACATCGCGGTGGGCCGCTCGCCCCGCCCGGACGCGATGGCGCGCCGGCTGCTCACCATCTCCATCGTGGCGCTGTGCTTCCGCCCGGTGGCGGGGCTGGGCCTGAAGTGGACGGCGCTGCTGTGCGTGATGGCGGTGACCGTGGTGCTGTCCTGCCTCATCGAGGTGTGCATCGCCGCGCTGATCCGCGCCGAGGCCGTCCGCGCCCGGTACGGGATCGCGCTCCGCGACGAGATCGGCGCGAAGCTGGCGCTGTGCGCGGCGACGGGGGCCACCGCCATGCTGATCGCGGTGGCGACCGCGGTGATGGGGCGGTCGGCGCTGCTGGTCTTCACCGCGCCGATCCTGGTCACCCAGTTCGCGTTCCGTCGGTACGCGGGCATCCGGGCCACCTACCTGCAGACCGTACGGGCCCTGTCGCGGGTCACCGAGGTCGGCGGCTACGTGGAGGCGGGGCACTCGCGCCGGGTCTCCCGGCTGGCCGTGGCGATGGGCCGGGAGCTGGGGATGGCCGAGGAAGAACTCCTGGAGCTGGAGTACGCGGCGCTGATGCACGACATCGGCCAGCTCTCCCTCGGCGACCCGATCCCCGGGGGCGCGACCGTGCTGGCCTCCCCGGCGGAGCAGCGCCGCATCGCCGAGCTGGGCGCGGACGTCATCAAGGAGACCGGGGTGCTCGACCGGGTGGCGTACATCGTCCGCCGCCAGGCCGACCCGTACCGCGACACCCTCCCGGACGCGCCACCGCCGCCGCCGCTGGCCAGCCGCATCATCAAGGCGGCCAACGCCTACGACGACCTGGTCGGCGACTCCACCGACCGCGACCGGGGCGCGGCCGTGCTGGAACGGCTGCGGCTGGACTCGGCCGCAGAGTACGACCCCACGGTGGTGGAGGCCCTCGGCCGCGTCGCCGACCGCCGCCCGCGGAGCTGAACGGTCCATGCCGGGGGCTCCAAAGCGTCCCCCGCCATCTTTGTCGTCCGCGTGATCGGTGACCGTCGCCGGCGCGCACTATCGTCACCCGAGTCGGATCTGAGAGGGGGCCGCACGTGTTCGAGTCCGTCCTGGTGGCGAATCGCGGAGAGATCGCCAGCCGCGTCATCCACACCGTGCGCGCGATGGGCCTCAAGGCCATCGCCGTCCACTCCGAGGCGGACGCGGATCTGCCGTTCGTGGCCGAGGCCGACGAGGCGATCCTGATCGGGCCCGCGCAGCCCGCCCAGAGCTACCTGGACATGAACCGGGTCCTGGAGGCCGCCCGGCGCGCCAACGCGCAGGCGATCCACCCCGGCTACGGGTTCCTCGCCGAGAACGCCGAGTTCGCCGAGCGGGTGGCCGCGCAGGGCCTGACCTGGATCGGCCCGCCGCCGCTGGCCATGGCCCGGATGGGCGACAAGATCAACGCCCGCAACCTGATGATCGAGGCCGGCGTGCCGGTGTCGCCGGGCGTGTGGGAGCCGGTGCCGGACGCCGCCACCGCCGTCGCCGAGGCCGAGCGCATCGGCTACCCGGTGATGGTCAAGGCCGCGGGCGGGGGCGGCGGCATCGGCATGAGCGCCGCCCACGACGAGGCCGCGCTGGTCAAGGCGTACGAGACGGCCCGGGCGCGCGCCGAGCGGTTCTTCCGCAACGCCGACATCCTGTTGGAGCGCTACGTCGAACCCGCTCGGCACGTCGAGGTGCAGATCCTCGGGCTCGCCGACGGCACGGTGGTGGCGCTGGGGGAGCGCGACTGCTCGGTCCAGCGGCGGCACCAGAAGATCGTGGAGGAGTCCCCGTCCCCCGGGGTGACCCCGGAGCTGCGCTCCCGGATGCTCGCGGCGGCCGTCCGGGCCG
The DNA window shown above is from Thermomonospora umbrina and carries:
- a CDS encoding HD domain-containing protein, producing the protein MSAPAGARPNRRPGWQGIDSGQLLVIAAAALILLAALAELAAGGLVQPEYAVIFGVLVAIGELFRMVMPGNREVAPIGSAAALGYALLTTVGPETAAHPPLQVVAVAAGGMFVGSLPHIAVGRSPRPDAMARRLLTISIVALCFRPVAGLGLKWTALLCVMAVTVVLSCLIEVCIAALIRAEAVRARYGIALRDEIGAKLALCAATGATAMLIAVATAVMGRSALLVFTAPILVTQFAFRRYAGIRATYLQTVRALSRVTEVGGYVEAGHSRRVSRLAVAMGRELGMAEEELLELEYAALMHDIGQLSLGDPIPGGATVLASPAEQRRIAELGADVIKETGVLDRVAYIVRRQADPYRDTLPDAPPPPPLASRIIKAANAYDDLVGDSTDRDRGAAVLERLRLDSAAEYDPTVVEALGRVADRRPRS
- a CDS encoding HD-GYP domain-containing protein — protein: MRGLPPAAWAYVSVVVASAAAAIATTPFRKLELPVLAVLAGLFLICDSAPAKLNVERARVSLSYAASLASVVLLGPGGAALVGLTAIVTGQRFFAPVKRLFNGAQFALSGYAAGLVFTSLGAPPYRPGDPRWVESVIGPFLGALVTFVTVNLLLMAGILLISRQAAWQELLRESGELVFGCLGYGMFGLLIAGLWQKGGVFAAVLVLLPLFIARWALAQTHAQQQAHTATLAALCQAVETKDYYTRGHSERVSRGSVMIAQEIGMRPDRVEAIRYAGMLHDVGKLGVPTKVLQKTGPLTEEEFAAIQLHPMRGLEIVREIGFLDEALAGIMHHHEKMNGRGYPMGLAGDEIPEFARVISVADAFDSMTSNRSYRAARSKEEAIEELRRGAGDHFDPAIVDAFLKALTRDGWEPPRPVVLPEDDVVETTQQDHDDPSVPIKIAGA
- a CDS encoding acetyl-CoA carboxylase biotin carboxylase subunit produces the protein MFESVLVANRGEIASRVIHTVRAMGLKAIAVHSEADADLPFVAEADEAILIGPAQPAQSYLDMNRVLEAARRANAQAIHPGYGFLAENAEFAERVAAQGLTWIGPPPLAMARMGDKINARNLMIEAGVPVSPGVWEPVPDAATAVAEAERIGYPVMVKAAGGGGGIGMSAAHDEAALVKAYETARARAERFFRNADILLERYVEPARHVEVQILGLADGTVVALGERDCSVQRRHQKIVEESPSPGVTPELRSRMLAAAVRAGEAVGYRGAGTVEFLVDPATQDFMFLEMNTRLQVEHPVTELVTGIDLVEQQLLIAAGEPVTFTSVEARGHAVEFRVYAEDPDRFLPSPGEIKIWEEPVGEGIRIDAGYAEGNTVTPFYDPLLAKLCVHGADRPAALRRAGQAVGAFQIEGLKTNLPFFTEVLGDEEFVSGTYDTGLVGRMRR